A region of the Brachyhypopomus gauderio isolate BG-103 chromosome 11, BGAUD_0.2, whole genome shotgun sequence genome:
agacagtcagagagagtcaaagacagtcagagagagtcaaagacagtcagagagagtcaaagacagtcagagagagtcagagagagtcagagagagtcaaagacagtcagagagagtcaaagacagtcagagagagtcaaagacagtcagagagagtcaaagacagtcagagagagtcaaagacagtcagagagagtcaaagacagtcagagagagtcaaagacagtcagagagagtcaaAGACAGTTAAAGACAGTTAGAGAGAGTCGAAGACAGTTAAAGACAGTTAGAGAGAGTCAAAGACAGTTAAAGACAGTTAGAGAGAGTCAAAGACAGTCCCAGTGGCCCTGGTTGGTAACCAGTGAACTAGCTCTGGTCCCAGTTAGTGGCCAACTAGCGTGCTAGCTGAATACTGTTagataaaatgacattttcGGAATAACTCAACACTCTCCACGCCATCGGCACAGACGTTGAACCCAAacacttcacacactcacacacacacacacaataatccAGACACCCGACCATTACGGGCACGGCCGCTGTTATCCACCATAGCCAACAGACCCGACCCAGACTTACTTTTTAAACATGCTTGCTGCCCGTGTTTCTATCTGCGTGTTTCGTCGTAAGTTCGAGGTGTTTAGTTCTAATGTAATGAAGAGAAACACAATTCAGCGGCCACGCCGTGATCCTGCGGAGCGCTTCAACAGCGTATGACGGGTTTGCGACAGTGTTCAGCGCTTTACGGCATACAGGAAACCACAGCAACGCGCCCTGCCCAGTGTCGCCTTCCTGTGACGTGTGAACGCTGCGACACTGGCGCACGCCCGCAGGAGTGGGCAGACATGAAGTTCACAACACAAACGCTGCACGTCCAGTCTACTGTCTCCAACTGTGGACGCTTCTAGAAGTGTCACTAATGGACTGGGTGGTTTAAAGCTCGGCGATATTAAACCCATAATATACAAATGAAAGGTGTACATACATAGACAATTGGCTGAACGCAGTTAGTATGTTATATTTCTTCTCCAAAGCACAACTGATCCTGCAGACTAGTAACACAAATTATGAGACTTCTGTTCTGAGTTTTCTTCCTATAAATGTTCTCCAAATTTAACATTTGCATATGTTAAATGATAGAGGACTTTGCTGATGGTATTAAGTCTTAATTCCTCTAGAGGTGTACAATTTCATGTAAAAcaaggcagaaaaagaaaacTGAAATGGCAAAAGAAAGTAATCATGGAAACATAGTTGTTTAATttgaacaaataaaacaaacaaactcttTCAGACACTGGACAACTGTTCATTTAAGTATGATTTATCCAAACACTTGTCACACAACTCTTATTAATCCAATGGTGCCATGGAGGAGGATCTCAGTGTGATATGTGCCTTGCTCAGAAGGTCCGGGATATACAAACTTGGAGACACTAAAATACTGTGCTTCTTAAAGATACTACTGGACCTCCAGAGAAAAGGGTCCATGTGTATTGACTTCAATGCAGTTCACTGCATTAAACCTAATGGGCCAGTTTTACAGACACAGGTCACTTAACAATGTTTTCAACAGAGAAATTACAAATAGCGCCATCCTGGCCAACCTTTGGCTTAGTCTGTGGCCATAAGACCAGCcttagtaacacacacacacacacacacacacacacacacaacaaacaaaaacatgaaatGAAAAAGTAGATGCTATGACATACAGGTTAGTGTTTAGCAGCACACATTTATCCCACCACAAAAAAGGGCATTTTTTAAATCTTTTGGCACAATTTTAATTTTTCCAATTTTGGCTTCAGTTGTTCAATGTTTCAGAATAAACCTTTCATTTCAAAATAACCTTTGACCACAACTGTGCTCCTGTGTGTATGTCACATTAAAATGAGTCAAGTGAAATCTTATTTTCAAATGTTATGCACTCATGTCTAATAcaacactgactgaacaaatgtctCCTTTTATTAGTAATCTTTTTCCATATTTCCCCACAAGTGATAAGTACATGTTGCACAGGATACACAGTGaattaaaagaaaatgtgaCTTAAAAATAAACAGAGAAGGATGCaataaacaaatgtatttaGACCCAATTCTGAAAATAAATACAGGTTGCATTTCAGTACATAAAGGAAAGTGTGTCTGGGATTGTCCAATTTTAAATGACTTGGTCTGAAACTGAacaatgtatgtgtttgtttaatGGACATGCGGTCCAGTGAAAAACAGCCCTGACCAGCCCTGGTGGTGGAGTGAGCACTCAGTAGCCGGGCGCTGGTTCATGAGGCTAATGTGAACATCAACTGGAGAAAAGGATTTTATCCCTCATGTTCACTGAGAACAGCCTCCATCTTTCTTGTTATTCTCCACTTTCCTTCCAaatgtctttctgtctttctatctttctctctctctctctctccctctctttaagCCACATAGTTGTACTGATTGGGATTCTCTTTATCCCGTTCCATGTAGTCCCTGTCAATAAGTGACTCTATCCTCTTCTTTAAATCAGCAGGCTGTAAGGGAGAACAGAACCAGAATGAGACCCGCGTATTCACACTGGTGATCtacccacatcacctacacattCATGGAGTCTGGCCTCACCTTCACCGGGAACTTGAGCTGGTTGTACACCTCAGACACCAGAAGGTTATGACTCAAAGTCTTCCTCATCTTCATAATCCGGACAATGGCAGCATCGATCTGGTACTGCCGGTCCTGGAAGACCCGCTCTGTAGTGCTAGCCTGTTCTTCCACCTGCAACACAGCATCAAGCATAAAACCAAAAGCCTGTTGAGTTCAGGCATCCTGCCAATGGAATGAAAAGCTGGGACAGAACAAGACTGCGTACGGTCTCCTTCATCTGGATCTGGTTGATCTTAATCCTGAAGAGCTTGTGTCTGAAATCATCATTGCAGGAAAACTTGTCGCCATCTTCCACGTCTTTGCTTTTGGGGGTTTTGGTGAGAACGCGTGCCTTTCCACAGGCCAGGGACTGTAAGGTCCGTCGGAGTTCACCGTCCtctgcacaacacagcacacaacacagcagtCACTCACCACTGCCATCATAAACCCAAGACTAACACAATTAATAGGTCTGGAACACAGCAATGTGAACATGTGTATATACCACAGGGCCATACATTTACGAAAAGTGATTTGAGATTTAATTCCAATATAAGCATGTAGTGGGTGAAATGACAGAACAACATGGTACCGATTCCTGTAGCTAGTTTGATCTCTTCCAAGGAAAATTCTTCTCCTTCGTTAAACATTAACAAAACCAGCGTCTGAAACAGCGACACCTGCAGTTCCTTCCTTCCCTTTGAAGAGTcaaagacaaaaacacaaacgtTGCTGCCTCTGATCAACCCTGTGCTGCCTCAAAGCCTCCGCACCAGAGCACACGATATTTCTGCATTATACATCTACCAGCGCATGTCAATTACTGTTCAATGACACATTCATTAAGGAACCATTTTCCAAATCCCTTTTAAACTACTTCCTAATCTGGGATCTAGAATTTGTCTTGAAAACGTAATTGTTGAACTGACACACCTCCTTGAATTCAGCTTTCAATACACAATGTCCTAAAGTCGACTGCCACTGTAACTTCCTCCCGCTGTGCTTGCCCAGGTAAAACGTCTTGAAGATCTCCTGCAATCTCACCATCTGAACGGACACAACAACACAACCAACACAAACTGTGTCTTCATCCATACGGGTGAGATATTAAAAACCTCAGAGAACTTTTCATCTTTGGCAAACAAACCTCTGGAGGCAGGTGCACTTCCATAGGGACGTACGTTGGCCAGTAACCCATGGTGAGAATGTTCACGGTCAGGTCGATGTTCCCCGGGATGTTCTGACATTGCATGTACTAGAGGGATTAGCAGAGAAACAAAACATTTGGATGCTCAACAAGTCATGACCCATTGGCCTTGACCAAACGGCAGCCACAACGATACCTGCTTGAACTGCACCATGACGTCTTTGGAGAGCTCCATGTCCTTAAACATTCCCTCCAGTTTACTGGTGAAGGCAGCACCACATTCTAGGAGAACAATGACATCAATGTTCACACTGAAATGTGCTGAAACAGTCAGGATCGTACTGAAATGGCTTTGTTCTGAAACGTtaaggtcctgtgtgtgtgcgcacgtgtgttgTGAAGAAAACTGCACTAACCATGCTTCAGTTTAGACAACATTGACTTCTCAGCGTCCACTGAAGCACTTTTTCCAACCAGCAACCTCTTCGCTAGGTCTTTCTTATAGAAGGCCTCAAACACATCTTTACCTACGCAACACAGAATTACACCAGACGGGTCACAGAAGAGCAGAATTACCCCACGCCCATTATACCCCACGCCCCTTATACCCCACGCCCCTTATACCCCACGCCCCTTATACGGAGTGAATCCAGCCCCAGGACAGAGGTGGGAGGGTAATCAGTGCTTTACCATAAATGAACCTAAATATGATCATGATCTTATCCAGCATCTTCTCCAGTTCTTCATCTGTAGCTTCCTTATTTCCCGCTCTCAGCTTGGAATCCACGTACTTCGCTTTACGGGGGAGAACAAACCACATTTGTAATGGCACTGGCTGTAGCAGCACTCTCAAAACACAGAAAACCCTTTCAGACCAAGCAGCACAAGTCTCATGTTTGCTATGCGTGTTGTTTTGTAAGACAGCGTGATGTCACCAACCTATTAACTCAGCAGGTTTGTTCGGACGTTTGTTGATGAACGTCTCAAAAGCTTCCTTCATGGCATTTAcgaatttttcattttttaagaaGCACACATCAATGATGGAATCCACTTTGTCTTTAAAGTCCAGCAGTTCCTGCACCATCGTCTTGTCCTTCTCAGGATTGATAACTATCGTACTTCCAAAGGCCTGTATTAcaaaatcatcatcatcacaagCTAAAGCACTGACTCCTGCTGAATTATTGTTTCAGAGGTCAAGGGGTTGCCTTGGAGACTGCGTGTGCAGCCTACCTTAATGTACTCGACCCAGTGCTGCAGAAGCACCTGTACGCCCCCTCGAACGCGGCTGAACAGCTGATAGAGCAGAGACAAGTCCTGAATACGGTTCTCATCCAGGAGATTATTCAGACCTTTGAGAGAACAACACGTTTTAGTCAATTAAACTACATCAGGGTGAACTACATCCTCGCCCCAAACAGGAGTGACGGCATGAGGGACACACAAAACAGCAGCCATGCTGCACGGATGAAGGAGAAACacgtttgattgtgtgtgttttggttaaGCCGGCACCTTTCTGGAGCGCTGTGGTCAGATGTTCTCCCAGTAGCTGCTTCTCCACGGTGGCAATGAGGGGTTTTCTAAGACAGATCCCACAGAGTCACTCACACCGCTACTCTACTACGTTTAAGACAAAGGCCATCCGGCGTGATCTCTGAACACCGAGCACGGCTTCAGCACACTTACTGCGTGCTCTGGTCCAAATACGTGATGACCCGGTCTGCTTCCTCCTCCAAGCGTTTATTGACATGATGGAGATATTCAGGCACCTGTGGAGAACGTCCGTATCATGAGGAACCGTGCTGAAGTGTGGTGTGTACGGCTGAAGGGACGCTCCAGATTTGCCGTGTCGGTGATATCAGAGGAACGCATACACACTCTGGAGCAGGCGAACCTTCCCAACATGCacttcacctctctctcctgcatcaGCCGCTGGCCCTCCGCAGCATACAGTCGGTTGGTCTCTTCCAGAAAACGCTGCTCAAACGAATCTTGATAAATCTGTGAACAGACACAAGACGTGCCATCAGTGGCCACAAGTCAGAGCAGAATTGTCAGGATCGTGTGTGCTTATGAACCATAACCCTTTGTTCTTAAGGAAGGATAAAGATTTTAAATAAAGGATTCAGTGACAATATAAGGAATAAAAATACTTGGTAGTTGACAGTAACTGACATTTGGTTTTAGAAATAAAAACAGATACTTTCTGATGTGATGATGCATACATGACAACATACCATACAAATctgacacacacaacaaataTGGAGACACACAACAAATATGGAGACGGTCTCACACCAAATTCTTAAAGATTTTCAACATAGGTTTTCAATTAACAGTGAAATTTAATGACCTGTAAGACTCACTATGAGACTAGAAACTGGCCCAAAACCCACTGTAACAAATATGAAGAAACCTAacagacagacacgcacacagacagacacgcacacgcagacagacagacacgcacacgcagacagacaggccaacacgcacacgcagacagacagacatgcaaacacacacgtatTCAGACAGACACGCAtgttcagacagacagacatgcgGACTCACAGACAGACTCACAGTCAGAcatatacacagatacacacatacagtcctACACgggcacacagacagacagtccaacacgcacacacagccagacagtcctacatgcgcacacacagacagccagACAGCCCTACACGCACACAGCCAGACTCGCAGACACATCACCTGGTCGTACCTGTAAATCAGACAGCATGCCCAGCAGACTCCTGAGGAGGCTACGGTCTATGGCTTCACCGCTCCGCTCACGCTCGATGAGCAGCAGGACACCGTCAATCGTCTTGCTCTGCACTTTCAAATCACTGATGATGTAGAAACGAAACAACTCTAGTCCCATGTCCCTAGAGGATTCAAAAGGGACATTTCACATATCAGAAAATTAACTCGAGCGTTAGCAGAGAAGCCAAGAGTGTCTCTCTCCGTGGAGACATTAATGAAGATAGGTTCCACTAGGAGGGGATACATACCAGATTGATGGCAGCATTGAATTTTGTAAAACATATGTGCGatccaaaaacaaaaatatactCCTAATCATGATctggtaaaataaaacaaacaaaagacacGGTTTTGAGCTCACGTTTAAACACTAGCCACTGACGTCTGTATAGACCAACATACAGAAATACCAAAACTCTGACAACAAGAATCCAAACAcgcacaaaaaaataaataaaatacaaaaatgcaGTGTACAACATGATTAACATCATTAACAGCAAAATCTAAAACTTTACTCAACAATGCAATTAATCAAATTGCAATTTGATGTCAGTACAGACATAACACTGGCAATATTGCCTGCATGTGACGTTATAAGAGGCCACACAGTAGCAACAGCAGGTCTCTTCTCATTACACCACAACATGACGGAGATCACAGGTCTAGTTTCCGAGTTAAGATTCCCCTTAAACACGAGAGGCGGAAAACTTGAATAAATAAACTGGTTCTCTCACCATTTGTCTGCAGTGATCTTGCCAACATTTGTCTATTTTCTTCAAGAAAAGCACGCTGTCTAGGGACTCCGTGGAAGCAAGAAAGGTCATGAAAGGTCAAGAAAAGTCACGGtggggaaaggggggggggggggtgcaataTTTCCAATAACTGTAAATACATGTGTACAATATTTCCCCACAACAATTTACATTTGAGATCTACAGCACATGATTCACACTGATTAGACTTCAGTAAACTGTGGGTTACTGAAGTTACTGGGTTTAGGCTACTGTGGGTTTTTCTCAGTGAACACAACAGATCCTCCAATACTGACAGCACTCGTCATGCTGAGAAGGATATTCTCGGAACTGGGTGATTTGTGCCTTGATGTGGTCTTCACAAACAGCTCTCAGCTGTTTATACAGCTTGGCAGATATTTTATGAGAACACAGATTCTCAACAGcctaaaaatgcaaaaaaatataTGATTTAGTGACAACAGCCTAAACTCAAACATCCCATTAATAGAAATACTGACAATCCTGAAAGAAAATTTGCAGAGTGCACTTGTCTCTAGTCTGTGCTGTGGTATCACGCTTTGAATTGAGAAGGCATTTCCTCCACCTAAACTTCTTTCTGTACGCCATCCAGAGCTCCTCTAGGTGAGCTGTGCCTACCCGACAGAGCTCCTCTAGGTGAGCTGTTCCTACCCGACGGAGCTCCTCTAGGTGAGCTGTTCCTACCCGACAGAGCTCCTCTAGGTGAGCTGTTCCTACCCGACAGAGCTCCTCTAGGTGAGCTGTTCCTACCCGACAGAGCTCCTCTAGGTG
Encoded here:
- the cul4b gene encoding cullin-4B isoform X3 — translated: MFPTGLPSPSAPRPQEARSSDVSTDSSFTTSKKRRITTEREDTDSLSSSPKAVCNSSSTTCSSSSQHIQKRLRFEDPVEFIGLDVKMAEEPPAASCSKAKSVFLSGGGHHANGLTKPAGSATFASSKPGAAKKLVIKNFKEKPKLPENYTLETWQKLKEAVEAIQNSTSIKYNLEELYQAVENLCSHKISAKLYKQLRAVCEDHIKAQITQFRDFLASTESLDSVLFLKKIDKCWQDHCRQMIMIRSIFLFLDRTYVLQNSMLPSIWDMGLELFRFYIISDLKVQSKTIDGVLLLIERERSGEAIDRSLLRSLLGMLSDLQIYQDSFEQRFLEETNRLYAAEGQRLMQEREVPEYLHHVNKRLEEEADRVITYLDQSTQKPLIATVEKQLLGEHLTTALQKGLNNLLDENRIQDLSLLYQLFSRVRGGVQVLLQHWVEYIKAFGSTIVINPEKDKTMVQELLDFKDKVDSIIDVCFLKNEKFVNAMKEAFETFINKRPNKPAELIAKYVDSKLRAGNKEATDEELEKMLDKIMIIFRFIYGKDVFEAFYKKDLAKRLLVGKSASVDAEKSMLSKLKHECGAAFTSKLEGMFKDMELSKDVMVQFKQNIPGNIDLTVNILTMGYWPTYVPMEVHLPPEMVRLQEIFKTFYLGKHSGRKLQWQSTLGHCVLKAEFKEGRKELQVSLFQTLVLLMFNEGEEFSLEEIKLATGIEDGELRRTLQSLACGKARVLTKTPKSKDVEDGDKFSCNDDFRHKLFRIKINQIQMKETVEEQASTTERVFQDRQYQIDAAIVRIMKMRKTLSHNLLVSEVYNQLKFPVKPADLKKRIESLIDRDYMERDKENPNQYNYVA
- the cul4b gene encoding cullin-4B isoform X1, giving the protein MFPTGLPSPSAPRPQEARSSDVSTDSSFTTSKKRRITTEREDTDSLSSSPKAVCNSSSTTCSSSSQHIQKRLRFEDPVEFIGLDVKMAEEPPAASCSKAKSVFLSGGGHHANGLTKPAGSATFASSKPGAAKKLVIKNFKEKPKLPENYTLETWQKLKEAVEAIQNSTSIKYNLEELYQAVENLCSHKISAKLYKQLRAVCEDHIKAQITQFRDFLASTESLDSVLFLKKIDKCWQDHCRQMIMIRSIFLFLDRTYVLQNSMLPSIWDMGLELFRFYIISDLKVQSKTIDGVLLLIERERSGEAIDRSLLRSLLGMLSDLQIYQDSFEQRFLEETNRLYAAEGQRLMQEREVPEYLHHVNKRLEEEADRVITYLDQSTQKPLIATVEKQLLGEHLTTALQKGLNNLLDENRIQDLSLLYQLFSRVRGGVQVLLQHWVEYIKAFGSTIVINPEKDKTMVQELLDFKDKVDSIIDVCFLKNEKFVNAMKEAFETFINKRPNKPAELIAKYVDSKLRAGNKEATDEELEKMLDKIMIIFRFIYGKDVFEAFYKKDLAKRLLVGKSASVDAEKSMLSKLKHECGAAFTSKLEGMFKDMELSKDVMVQFKQYMQCQNIPGNIDLTVNILTMGYWPTYVPMEVHLPPEMVRLQEIFKTFYLGKHSGRKLQWQSTLGHCVLKAEFKEGRKELQVSLFQTLVLLMFNEGEEFSLEEIKLATGIEDGELRRTLQSLACGKARVLTKTPKSKDVEDGDKFSCNDDFRHKLFRIKINQIQMKETVEEQASTTERVFQDRQYQIDAAIVRIMKMRKTLSHNLLVSEVYNQLKFPVKPADLKKRIESLIDRDYMERDKENPNQYNYVA
- the cul4b gene encoding cullin-4B isoform X2 — translated: MFPTGLPSPSAPRPQEARSSDVSTDSSFTTSKKRRITTEREDTDSLSSSPKAVCNSSSTTCSSSSQHIQKRLRFEDPVEFIGLDVKMAEEPPAASCSKAKSVFLSGGGHHANGLTKPAGSATFASSKPGAAKKLVIKNFKEKPKLPENYTLETWQKLKEAVEAIQNSTSIKYNLEELYQAVENLCSHKISAKLYKQLRAVCEDHIKAQITQFREESLDSVLFLKKIDKCWQDHCRQMIMIRSIFLFLDRTYVLQNSMLPSIWDMGLELFRFYIISDLKVQSKTIDGVLLLIERERSGEAIDRSLLRSLLGMLSDLQIYQDSFEQRFLEETNRLYAAEGQRLMQEREVPEYLHHVNKRLEEEADRVITYLDQSTQKPLIATVEKQLLGEHLTTALQKGLNNLLDENRIQDLSLLYQLFSRVRGGVQVLLQHWVEYIKAFGSTIVINPEKDKTMVQELLDFKDKVDSIIDVCFLKNEKFVNAMKEAFETFINKRPNKPAELIAKYVDSKLRAGNKEATDEELEKMLDKIMIIFRFIYGKDVFEAFYKKDLAKRLLVGKSASVDAEKSMLSKLKHECGAAFTSKLEGMFKDMELSKDVMVQFKQYMQCQNIPGNIDLTVNILTMGYWPTYVPMEVHLPPEMVRLQEIFKTFYLGKHSGRKLQWQSTLGHCVLKAEFKEGRKELQVSLFQTLVLLMFNEGEEFSLEEIKLATGIEDGELRRTLQSLACGKARVLTKTPKSKDVEDGDKFSCNDDFRHKLFRIKINQIQMKETVEEQASTTERVFQDRQYQIDAAIVRIMKMRKTLSHNLLVSEVYNQLKFPVKPADLKKRIESLIDRDYMERDKENPNQYNYVA